One Aegilops tauschii subsp. strangulata cultivar AL8/78 chromosome 7, Aet v6.0, whole genome shotgun sequence genomic window carries:
- the LOC141027575 gene encoding uncharacterized protein produces the protein MECALEANELWEDVDPGGDDYMKGGALYWKDCQAITTIFSVMLVDVQQHLISKTSVKEAWDTLKTLHLGHSRVREANLQTSRKSYESMRMGEHETVDAFAARVATMVNGIRSLGEKLEDITVVRRFLHAAPPRYMPIVSEIEQCIDLKTLTLDDLVCNFRADDERMKLSYGDAKQDDYVMLTRAQWQAMVSKENNFDKASGSGGKYRPAKDIDEQSEKQKKKKFHKRKIRCHNGNLLGHFKTDCKNLLKEKMLMAEEDDASDMMLMCELVDEEDHFLQASAKEIVVLSEEKVRSQNHAYVAPEDHESKYADTKVGMCASAMPHYPITGERGVGVPCTHQRALQLEVTRQLRVMVQY, from the exons ATGGAGTGCGCGCTCGAGGCCAATGAGCTTTGGGAAGACGTCGACCCCGGCGGTGATGACTACATGAAGGGTGGTGCCTTGTATTGGAAGGATTGCCAGGCTATCACGACCATCTTCTCGGTGATGCTGGTGGACGTGCAACAGCATCTAATCTCGAAGACATCTGTGAAGGAGGCATGGGACACGCTGAAGACATTGCATCTAGGACACTCGCGTGTGCGCGAGGCGAACTTGCAAACTTCGCGGAAAAGTTACGAGAGTATGAGGATGGGAGAACATGAGACGGTGGATGCCTTCGCAGCAAGGGTTGCCACGATGGTAAACGGGATTCGCAGTCTTGGGGAGAAGCTAGAGGATATCACCGTGGTCCGGCGTTTTTTACATGCCGCTCCACCGCGCTACATGCCGATTGTGTCAGAGATCGAGCAATGTATTGATCTCAAGACTCTGACTTTGGATGATCTGGTTTGTAACTTCAGGGCGGATGACGAGCGGATGAAACTGAGTTACGGTGACGCAAAGCAGGATGATTACGTGATGCTTACACGTGCTCAGTGGCAGGCGATGGTTTCCAAGGAGAACAATTTCGACAAGGCGTCTGGTAGCGGCGGAAAGTACCGTCCCGCAAAGGACATCGACGAACAGTCGGAAAAGCAAAAGAAGAAAAAGTTCCACAAGAGGAAGATCCGCTGCCACAACGGTAATCTGCTCGGCCACTTCAAGACAGACTGTAAGAATCTCCTGAAGGAGAAGATGCTCATGGCCGAGGAAGATGATGCAAGTGACATGATGTTGATGTGCGAGCTCGTGGACGAGGAGGATCATTTTCTTCAAGCGTCGGCTAAAGAAATTGTCGTGCTCAGTGAAGAAAAAGTTCGCTCTCAAAATCATG CGTACGTGGCGCCTGAAGACCATGAATCAAAGTATGCTGATACAAAAGTGGGCATGTGCGCATCAGCCATGCCACACTACCCAATAACAGGTGAACGTGGTGTCGGGGTGCCTTGCACCCATCAGCGAGCGCTGCAGCTGGAGGTTACAAGGCAGCTGCGTGTGATGGTGCAGTATTAA